From Macrobrachium rosenbergii isolate ZJJX-2024 chromosome 55, ASM4041242v1, whole genome shotgun sequence, a single genomic window includes:
- the LOC136835520 gene encoding uncharacterized protein, with translation MDGKDQTMDESSYRKNKGPSMKAYNTKKLREKTSEVNEIMRLIHTTSITETNNLACARARLEVELMGIQAPTPSSQPTQQKPKQQLPWKRLLEKQIMVMRSDLSKLKEMAKKRIRSKKTREALNEKYKVQEKGLNNTIEDIKMRIKAKVRKIQQCMNRNKGYQQNKLFRTNQKRLYSQLRGEDNHQEIPEAEPSKRLLESIWNNPVSHNKHAIWLQEVKAEEMGRIEKRFTEITTDTV, from the coding sequence atggatggaaaagatcagacaatggatgaatccagttacagaaagaacaaaggtCCCTCCATGAAAGcatacaacacaaagaaactaagggagaaaacaagtgaagttaatgaaataatgagactaatccacaccaccagtatcacagaaaccaATAACCTGGCATGTGCAAGAGCAAGACTAGAAGTAGAACTCATGGGAATACAAGCACCAACACCatcatcacaaccaacccaacagaaaccaaaacagcaattGCCTTGGAAAAGgctcctggaaaaacaaatcatggtgatgagatctgatttgagtaaactgaaagagatggcaaaAAAGAggataagaagcaagaaaacaagagaggcactgaatgagaaatacaaagtacaggagaagggactaaacaacacaatagaagatataaaaatgaGGATTAAAGCAAAGGTACGTAAGATCCAACAGtgcatgaacaggaataaaggataccaacagaacaaactcttcagaaccaaccagaaaagactatacagccaactaagaggggaagacaaccaccaggaaattcctgaagctgaaccaagtaagagactcttgGAAAGCATATGGaacaatccggtatcacacaacaaacatgcaatatGGCTCCAGGAAGttaaggcagaagaaatggggagaatagaaaaaagattcaccgagatcacgacagacacagtctga